One stretch of Schlesneria sp. DSM 10557 DNA includes these proteins:
- a CDS encoding PKD domain-containing protein, protein MLSAFALWSGPESTTLLQAADEEPSAGKRGLERPDVEFKIFQFPANKIPRIDGSSEDWSIVPADYAIGTDQLRETVKGIDQHDPTDLDVTVKVGWVKGLNQLYFLYEATDNYWDFFHDDLHNDIFEVVIDADRSGGPFIRQMHPDVTLREKLETHFQFHGVHAQNYHIFTPAEGKDWCMVWGGQPWIKDLPYANAADQYNFKPGEGGKLVLEFFVTPFDYAPKDPARAIPSRLVEDSIIGMSWAILDYDDVNAAQYRGFWNLSHKTTMYGDASDLIAFRLMPLEKTIRKPLEVDWSFQVVDPVARLVAFHDRSVGKVTSWYWDFGDGSHSREQHPQHRYKEPGEFIVTLKVEGPEGKGKRTRIWDVTLP, encoded by the coding sequence ATGTTATCGGCCTTCGCCCTCTGGTCTGGCCCTGAATCGACGACCCTCCTGCAGGCTGCCGATGAGGAGCCGTCTGCGGGAAAGCGGGGCCTCGAGCGACCTGACGTCGAGTTCAAAATCTTTCAGTTTCCTGCAAACAAGATACCTCGAATTGATGGTTCGTCTGAAGACTGGTCGATTGTCCCTGCGGACTACGCCATTGGGACAGATCAGCTTCGCGAAACGGTGAAAGGCATCGATCAACATGATCCGACCGATCTCGATGTCACGGTGAAAGTGGGCTGGGTCAAAGGGCTGAACCAGCTCTATTTTCTCTACGAAGCGACCGACAACTACTGGGACTTCTTCCACGATGATCTGCACAATGACATCTTTGAAGTCGTGATTGATGCCGACCGTTCGGGGGGGCCCTTCATTCGGCAGATGCATCCCGACGTGACGTTGCGAGAGAAGCTGGAGACTCACTTTCAGTTTCACGGCGTCCATGCCCAGAACTATCACATCTTCACACCTGCGGAAGGGAAGGACTGGTGCATGGTCTGGGGAGGGCAGCCGTGGATTAAAGACCTTCCGTATGCCAACGCGGCTGATCAGTACAACTTCAAGCCGGGCGAAGGTGGTAAGCTGGTCCTCGAGTTCTTCGTCACACCCTTCGACTACGCTCCGAAAGATCCTGCACGAGCCATTCCTTCCCGGTTGGTGGAAGATTCCATCATCGGCATGTCGTGGGCCATCCTCGATTACGATGATGTCAACGCGGCTCAGTACCGCGGATTCTGGAATCTGTCGCATAAAACGACCATGTACGGCGATGCTTCCGACCTGATTGCATTTCGACTGATGCCCCTCGAAAAAACGATCCGAAAGCCACTGGAGGTCGACTGGTCATTTCAAGTTGTTGATCCGGTCGCAAGGCTCGTTGCTTTCCACGACCGTTCTGTCGGCAAAGTCACCTCCTGGTACTGGGACTTTGGTGATGGAAGTCATTCCCGTGAGCAACACCCCCAGCATCGGTATAAGGAACCTGGCGAGTTCATCGTCACGCTGAAAGTGGAAGGTCCCGAAGGCAAAGGTAAACGGACCAGGATCTGGGACGTGACACTCCCCTGA